A window of Megalopta genalis isolate 19385.01 unplaced genomic scaffold, iyMegGena1_principal scaffold1818, whole genome shotgun sequence contains these coding sequences:
- the LOC143263794 gene encoding uncharacterized protein LOC143263794, whose protein sequence is MDTGMSQGNAALPEVCRVGIRVPPFWPEQPAIWFHQIEGQFALNGVTADTTKYNYVMSQLEPKYALEVQDIITSPPATEKYETLKGELIRRLSASEGRRIQQLLEKEEMGDRTPSQFLRHMQNLAGQAVPDKFLGTLWTGRLPSMIRAIVSAQPDIPLNKLAQIADQIHEGTTQAHVASVAAPQTETTEAMRGLLEEFKLVVSELTRPRTRDNRSTSRHRSRRHRGRSGSRGRRRSASPRNVDHCWYHQTFGTRSTKCRQPCTFDAGNDRASR, encoded by the coding sequence ATGGACACAGGTATGAGCCAGGGAAACGCCGCGTTACCTGAGGTGTGCCGGGTCGGCATACGAGTGCCACCGTTCTGGCCCGAACAACCGGCGATCTGGTTCCACCAGATAGAAGGCCAGTTCGCTTTGAATGGCGTCACCGCGGACACGACGAAGTATAACTACGTAATGTCTCAACTGGAACCGAAATATGCCCTGGAGGTCCAGGACATAATCACGTCACCGCCGGCTACCGAGAAGTATGAGACACTAAAAGGCGAACTAATCCGGCGCCTGTCCGCGTCCGAAGGGAGACGAATCCAACAGCTGCTGGAAAAAGAAGAGATGGGAGACAGAACGCCATCTCAATTTCTGCGGCACATGCAGAACTTGGCAGGTCAGGCAGTACCGGACAAATTTCTGGGTACATTATGGACTGGCAGGCTACCCAGCATGATCCGGGCGATCGTAAGCGCGCAGCCAGACATTCCGCTAAACAAGCTGGCGCAAATCGCGGACCAAATACACGAGGGCACAACCCAAGCCCACGTGGCCAGCGTAGCCGCCCCGCAGACCGAGACGACAGAGGCAATGAGAGGCCTGCTTGAGGAATTCaagctcgtcgtcagcgagctcACACGTCCGCGGACCCGTGATAACCGGTCAACATCGAGGCACCGTTCGAGGAGACACCGCGGCCGTTCGGGATCTAGAGGCCGTCGCCGGAGCGCATCCCCGCGAAACGTGGACCATTGCTGGTACCACCAGACCTTCGGAACGAGATCCACGAAGTGCCGACAGCCGTGCACATTCGACGCGGGAAACGATCGGGCATCACGGTAA